The Gottschalkia purinilytica genome includes a region encoding these proteins:
- a CDS encoding tyrosine-type recombinase/integrase, whose protein sequence is MDTINTNTHRLKALFLTALGTELRIGKIVALKWEDIDFEKSALSLSKSLKKVTKISKNENRESVVIEQSPKTESSIRTVPIQKNILKELSIHKKTS, encoded by the coding sequence ATAGATACAATAAATACAAATACGCATAGATTAAAAGCTCTATTCTTAACAGCCCTCGGAACAGAGCTAAGAATAGGTAAGATAGTAGCACTAAAATGGGAAGATATAGACTTTGAAAAATCTGCTTTATCTTTAAGTAAATCTTTAAAAAAAGTTACTAAAATTTCTAAGAATGAAAATAGAGAATCAGTAGTAATAGAGCAGTCTCCTAAAACTGAAAGTAGCATAAGAACCGTACCAATCCAAAAAAATATTTTAAAAGAATTATCTATTCATAAAAAAACCAGCTAG
- a CDS encoding tyrosine-type recombinase/integrase — translation MGYKKFHSLRHTYTTRLFEADVPPNTVKELLGHSDINTTMNIYTHVMENKKVVDVDKINHLFA, via the coding sequence ATTGGATATAAAAAATTTCATTCATTAAGGCATACTTATACTACACGTTTATTTGAAGCTGATGTTCCTCCTAATACTGTAAAGGAGCTTTTAGGTCATAGTGATATTAATACAACTATGAACATATATACTCATGTTATGGAAAATAAAAAAGTAGTTGACGTAGATAAAATAAATCATCTATTTGCTTAA